The sequence below is a genomic window from Humulus lupulus chromosome 3, drHumLupu1.1, whole genome shotgun sequence.
ataataatatagtttataaaatatatgcataacaaattcaatttatttatttttgtcttaaaacaatgtctactacatatgctttcagggcacaattcccaacactaaAACCGTTTTtacttcatcaatgagaccttaatcatacctcaattatatttgtaaatccactaatactcaattttacaccgaaatacaatcgacattgtactattttcaccgcttaacatcttttgccttctatttctcacttttctcacttgatttcatgtcttgtccatatttttcatacttttgtatatcttgagcacatcaaacatcCATAAAAGACAACTAAAACGCCACAATgttaataatattgaacatacacatagacatcatatacacaacttttatacttatacatggaaacacttataagaatatgcatatgctcaaattatacatattgtatgatatgtaatgtaatgtaatgcaatgcaatcatgtgattattgctatattatatcaaaataatgtgggtgctacatcCACTACTGTTGACTCCTTTGAGGAAGGACCACCATCTCAAGGGGAGCAAGTCCCTAGCCCTGTTGCCACTAGTTCCCTGCCTGCTGACCCCTAGTCCATGCCTTTTGTCGCTGCCCCTCAGGGTGAGTTTGTTGTGCCTCTGGGCACCTTCAAGCGTCTCAAGAAGAAGAAGCAACCTTCTTCCTCCAAGTAGTTGTGGTTCAACTTTGGCATGCCCTATGACCATTGATGGGGAGTTTCTTTAGATCCCCTTTTGTTAAATGAGCAGTAGCAGTTAACTAACTTTCAGTATTCTTATGAAGGGGGAAATAGCTTTTAGGACAAATGTTTTGAACTTTGTTTAAGTCTTATGTTGCTCTTGAGATCTTTATATTCTACTTTCTACTCCTATGATAATTGTCATAAATTATGTAACATCTTCTCATCTTTTTTCTTCACTGATGTAATATCATttgttaatattatatatattttgtatcaTTTTTTAGTGTAATTATCTTATATTGTTTATATATTTCCAAGAAAAAGAGGAGCATTTGTGTCATATTTATAAGAAAACTATATTTACACCCATGGATTAGAAAGAGATATCATGCTCCACaccaaagaattttttttttgaataatgtTATTTTGTGTAATTATTTTTGGTTGATAAAGTgcaattatcatttatttttttgCCCCTTAATTATATTGAGAAAAAGGAACGATCATGATAAGCTCGTGAGAATATATTTCCTTAATATTAATAAACTCGAACCCCACTTCCTGCCAATCTCAGCTTTGAAAAGCACAACCCATGATTCTTCTCCGCGTGTAAATCACGCTTGCAGAAAACTTTTTCCGTGCTCCTCACGCTCTCTTTTTCGCTTCGTCAAAGAACACCGAcatatttaattttcaaaaacAGCTTTCACTGCTTTCCACTTGGTTGCTTTTAGTGAGAGAAAAGGGTAAAGTTTCTCACTCTCACTCTTTCACACTCTTTGCACTGCTTTCTCCCATCACAGCACTTTTTTCAGTCTCAGCGCTCTCTCATACCCATTTCTTCATTAGGGCAAAAGAAGAAGTAAGCAATGAAAGAAGGAAGGGGTTCCACTCTGGTTCATCTTCTGGTAGTAGTTCTGAGCTTGGTGGCCTTTGGTTTCGCCATTGCCGCCGAGAGACGGCGAAGCGTCGTAagcctcttcttctctttttcttctctaGAATCTTTCTCCATTTCGTTTGTTTCTGCCATGAAAAATGGAAATTAGCGATTTCGTGCTCGTTTATCTGGCTTTGagtttttttgttttgttctgGAAGTTACTGGCTCTGTATTGGGAAATTGATCTGCCTAGGCAATGGTTTATAAGTTGAGACTGTCGTGCCATTGGAGTGATGATCTTGTGTTTTTGAGTCTCATTCAATTTCTAAAATGGTTATAAAAAAATAGCTTGTAAGGTCTGATCTTGAGGTTGCATTAAAGTCATTtacatatgtgtgtgtatatagaAATAAATTCAGTTTCAAATAATAAATTAGAATTTCACCTAATTTCTACAAAAATGCTAGTAAGGATTTTGAATTTCAGAGAGAATATTTGTGTTTCTGCTTTTgtagtttttaattgatttactcaGGAAGAGATGCGGTAGCATGCGCGAGGTGTATACTAGTATGTACGTTACTAGCACAACCTTATCATATAATTTTATTGTATGGACTAGACAACACCATTGATACAGGAGATTTTTATGTATCAATTTATTAGAAACTGAAGAAACAGATGCATTGGTCTCTACAGTACTTGGATTGTGTCGGTGTAGTTTTGTTAAGACTTGAATCTCAGAATAATTGAAAATTGTTTCGTCAATTTCATCTCactttgctttcttttctacGGATGGTATAATCAAGCCTTTCATTCTATTGCATATTGAAATTTATGAACACTAGTCGGAGGAGGGCTTAATAGCCTAAACCCCTTAGTCTTGTTTATTTACGCTATGCATTCAAAGTTCAAACTACATCACCTTGCctgtaaatttattaatattaggATTGAAATGTCATAGGATGCGTTACATGACATTTGAAAATCAAGTAATTTAAATGTTACCTTTTATTTTTGgccaaaatatttaaattttctcTATACACTACTTAAGGCAGCTGTATTTATATTTATACTTGTTCATATCCAGCTATGCTAAATTGCTAACTATAGCCAATTTGCCCAAATTTAGATGTCGAGGAATAAAGATTAGCCGTACTTATGTTGTACATAATCAATTTGGCAGTGTTAGTCTCCGTTTTGGTGTCTGTGGATTTCAAACAGAATTTATAGTGACATGAGTTTTATTGTGATTCTTGCGTGGGCAAACCTATAATTTGCATAAAGTATATTAACAACGGCCAAGCTCAAAAGTAAAAATCAGTTACTGAGAATTCAGAATTCTGTAAAGCAGGTTTATGTAGATTTCTAATAATTTTCTAGTTTCGAATTCTTCATTGAAATAGAATTATGTATACAAAACATATCTATCTTTGATACATTCATCTTGTGTATATTTGTATTCACAAGATTATTGTATTTTGAAAGAAGTCATGGTCTACAGTGTTGTGCTTTTGTTAATTTGCAATTCATTGTTCCGTGTGATGAAATTCACATGCTTAATTTTTCTACATTGTTCTTTTACCCAGTAAGTTCCCATTACAAATAGAATATCGATTTTTCTTTCTAAGTTTGGGTTTACAATCATCATTTTAGGATACAGATCCAAAATAAGCAATGAACGAGATAAATCTTAAGCATGGCTTATTTGccagtttttgggttttgaaagtTCTTGCTCCTGGTTTCAGTCTTCTACCCAGTTTCTTGCAATGTGTTTCTATATATTAAGTATTGGGTTTACATAGTTGTTTCTTGATTACATATGAAGCATatcatatttgagatatttttgaAATTGAGTTTTTGTTGCCTTTGCTGTGCCTCGATTTGATAGGTTATTGTGTCAAGTTGACACATAAGCAAAAACTTAAAAGGAAGTGACAAAATTATAATAGCATCAGCATCATTTTGACTTGTCTTCCATTCATAAAATGCAAGAAATAGTTGGTTGTAGAATTTAGTATCTGGTACTTGAAATTTCCTATTCTAGAATGCTACGGTTTTCATGCTATTAGTTATATTGCTACTATTTAAGAAGAATCGAAATTTGATTTAACATATGGTACTTATTTAGCATTGGTTTATGTTCTATTCACTTACTCCATACCTATTCTTATTGACAGGGCCACATATTTAATGATGAACGTACAAATACAACCTATTGTGTGTATAACTCGGATGTTGCTACTGGTTATGGAGTTGGGGGTTTTTTGTTTCTTCTTTCAAGTGAATCTCTGCTTATGGGAGTGACTAAGTGCATGTGTTTTGGGAGACCCTTAGCTCCTGGTAGTAATCGAGCTTGGTCCATCATATATTTTGTCTCATCATGGTGAGAATCTTGATATTGCATGGGTGTGTCTTATATGTTTGCAAACTTTGCATTCGTAGTTTGTTGTTTCACTGAATTGGGAGCCGCTATATTTGAGTAACATACCCTTCGTCGTGCCAGAACTCTAATTAGCAGACATCACATTTTGCTATTTGCTTTGAACTATTTTTGCCtatgttttgattttattttagCATTTCTATCTCTTATCATGTGTTTTCCTTTTTCTGCTGGCTCCTAGAAAATCTGAGGACATAGTATTAAATGACTATCTACTTTCAAACATTGATTGGTGTGGCTAAGAATTGACAGTTGACACTGTTTTATGCAGCTGTAGGAAAGCTTAACTAATCTGTGATACGCCCACTTTTTTTAATCTTCTCTGAGTAAATTATATGATACACCACACACTTCAAACTTGGAACTAAGATGAGCTTCTACAACTTAGAAGTTGCTTTGATGCCGTTTGATATggtgtttttgttctgttttccttCGAGTATAACACATTGTGAATTGTAACCTTAGTAGTTCCAGTTCATAACATTGCAATTGTGAAACAACAAACTATGAATGCAATCGTAGTAGTTCCAGTTCATAACACATTGTGAATTGTTTCACAAACACATAATGTTTCACGAACTCCAGCTTAGATTAATCTGAAAACTTGTTATGTTTCTCCACAGGGCGACTTTTCTCGTAGCAGAGGCATGTCTGATTGCAGGTGCAAAGACGAATGCATATCATACGAAGTACCGGGAGATGATTTATGCTCAGAACTTCTCTTGTGAATCTTTGCGGAAAGGTGTGTTTGTTGCTGGTGCAGTATTTGTGGTAGCAACCATGATTCTAAACGTGTATTACTACATGTACTTCACCAAGGCAACTACTAACCAAGCAGCTCATAAAACAAATCATTCAAGCTCTACTGTTGGGATGGCTGGGTATGCTTagaataaaactaataaatagaTAAGTTCCAAGTTTTGCCCTTTGATTTTATGTGTGTTTGGAATGCCTTTCTGATGTTTATGACTTAAACTTTAGTATGCATTCCgtttatgtagttatatatacGTGCTATTGATGACTGCTTTGATTAGGCTACATGCAAAATCATATTCAATTATAGGAGTGACGTTGTAttaatattagtttttatttattttttcatttggGAAAGGTGGACTTTAAATTTTCGAGTAAAATATTTTCATGGAGGATCTAAGATTTCGGTGGGGTTGCATATCtttgccttttttgtttttgtgcaAAAATGAAGAACTTGAGGAGTTTTGTCACTGAAAAAGATGCATCTTTATAGTAGAGAGTGTGGCTGACATGATCATGAGATTGGTATGGGACTTTGTGAGGCAGTTGGAATATAATTAGTTGAGGATGTTCCTGTGATTTTCCTACATAGTCAACATAGCATCTCAACTATTATTCACACTGTTTAGCATTGAATTTGAACTTGGACAAAATTTCAACTGTGGTGACTCGATAGTCAGTTACAATAGATCTTTCTTGTGAAAGTATAAGAATGTGCATAAAgaagtattttatttatttacttacaCACCCCATTTGAGTTTAGGGAGTTTTAGCATAATTAAATGAATTGacacaaataaaaaaaaggacttgattgcttttttttttttatcttttccaACATTTTACCTTTAGAATGGTTTTGGTTAGGGGAGTAGTAAaaatataatgatattttattccAAGCTAGAGAGTATTGGAGAATTCGAGCCTAATAATTGACGTTCTGTTAGGTCTCTATTCTAGTCATGAACTGTTGATGTATGGGGTCTAGTCATGAAGGGAAATAAGAGATATAAAAATTGAATTAAGATTAGGCGTGGTTGATATTTGGCCACATAATCCTCTTTCAAGGGAGTGGAAAAAAAACTGGGGATAAAAGTGTGCAAGTGTACCAGTAATGAGTTTTTAATGGACAACATGGGATGATGAAACTTACCCGATTGTAAAATTGTCTAGGGACTGAAATAAATTTAATGAAAAGACATCTCTTACTAAAGTTGCAAATTTCTAGAttgaaaaaaagaaaacaaactaTTTTGAATCCATGTCTCCTATAACCTCAGCATTCAGAGCTAACTGGAACCGACCCATCTGCTTGTGTCTCACCTTTTTCATTTAGTGCTAAAAAGATATATGAAAAGATCTACAgtcaaagaaaataaataaaaaagcagGTAATTATAA
It includes:
- the LOC133821953 gene encoding uncharacterized protein LOC133821953, which gives rise to MKEGRGSTLVHLLVVVLSLVAFGFAIAAERRRSVGHIFNDERTNTTYCVYNSDVATGYGVGGFLFLLSSESLLMGVTKCMCFGRPLAPGSNRAWSIIYFVSSWATFLVAEACLIAGAKTNAYHTKYREMIYAQNFSCESLRKGVFVAGAVFVVATMILNVYYYMYFTKATTNQAAHKTNHSSSTVGMAGYA